A section of the Alkalihalobacillus sp. LMS39 genome encodes:
- a CDS encoding GNAT family N-acetyltransferase: MQIYIRPMHKEDWPGVKVIYEQGIATGKATFETKAPTWEYWDENHLSSCRLVALAEGNIVGWAALSAVSKRSVYQGVAENSVYVSSEATGLGIGQKLLQELLHQAKKDQFWTIQATVFPENEASLHLHQKLGFRIVGRREKIAQLHGVWRDTILLEKIL, translated from the coding sequence GTGCAAATTTACATAAGACCGATGCACAAAGAGGATTGGCCCGGTGTAAAAGTAATCTATGAACAAGGAATCGCAACGGGCAAGGCAACATTTGAAACGAAAGCGCCAACATGGGAATATTGGGATGAAAACCATTTGAGCTCCTGTCGCCTTGTTGCTTTAGCAGAAGGGAATATTGTAGGTTGGGCCGCTTTAAGTGCGGTTTCAAAGCGAAGTGTCTATCAAGGTGTAGCTGAAAATAGTGTGTATGTTTCAAGTGAAGCTACCGGTCTAGGAATAGGTCAGAAATTATTGCAAGAGCTATTACACCAAGCAAAAAAAGACCAGTTTTGGACAATTCAAGCGACAGTGTTTCCAGAAAATGAAGCTAGTTTACACTTGCATCAAAAACTTGGCTTTCGGATTGTTGGACGCAGAGAAAAAATTGCTCAATTACACGGAGTGTGGCGTGATACGATTTTACTTGAAAAGATATTATAA
- a CDS encoding biotin-dependent carboxyltransferase family protein, with translation MTREVFLVEKPGLHTTIQDSGRFGFQQFGIVTSGVMDEYSYALSNLLVGNERTAAVLEIHLFGPTLYVLDDVEIAICGANVSPMVDGAPIPLWAVLKVKKNQRLSFGKPEEGKIAYVAILGGFQAPTVLGSKSTYTKGRFGGIEGRTLQKGDRLFSEKREGVIRRVRLSTALIPKFKEKKRIRVIVGPDEHLFSSQGFATFFQSEYTISGQSDRMGYRLNGPSVEHKSSSNIVSDAVTFGTIQIPDNGKPMIMLADHQTTGGYSRIGTVISVDLPYVVQKRDGDVISFSPIDIQTAQRERVQLETLLKMVSTFLRH, from the coding sequence ATGACAAGAGAAGTATTTCTCGTTGAAAAGCCAGGCTTGCATACGACAATACAAGATAGTGGTCGGTTTGGATTTCAACAATTTGGCATTGTAACGTCAGGAGTGATGGACGAATATTCATATGCACTTAGTAATCTACTTGTTGGAAATGAGCGTACTGCTGCTGTACTAGAAATTCATTTATTTGGGCCTACGCTATATGTGTTAGATGATGTTGAGATTGCTATATGTGGAGCGAATGTAAGTCCAATGGTAGATGGTGCACCTATTCCGTTATGGGCTGTATTGAAAGTGAAAAAAAATCAGCGGTTGTCGTTTGGAAAGCCAGAAGAAGGAAAAATTGCTTATGTAGCCATTCTTGGTGGGTTTCAAGCCCCTACTGTTTTAGGAAGCAAATCAACGTATACGAAAGGCCGATTTGGAGGAATAGAAGGAAGAACATTACAAAAGGGAGACCGTCTTTTTAGTGAAAAACGAGAAGGTGTAATTAGGCGGGTAAGACTATCAACGGCATTGATTCCAAAATTTAAAGAGAAAAAACGTATTCGTGTGATTGTTGGTCCAGACGAACACTTATTTTCTAGCCAGGGTTTTGCGACCTTTTTTCAATCGGAATATACAATTTCAGGACAATCAGACCGAATGGGATATCGTTTAAACGGTCCGAGCGTTGAACATAAGTCATCTAGTAATATAGTATCAGATGCTGTCACCTTTGGGACAATTCAAATTCCGGACAATGGAAAACCGATGATTATGCTAGCAGATCACCAAACAACAGGGGGCTATAGTCGGATTGGAACCGTCATTTCAGTTGATTTACCATATGTCGTACAAAAAAGAGATGGTGATGTGATTTCGTTTTCTCCAATTGATATCCAAACCGCTCAACGTGAGCGAGTGCAACTAGAAACACTGTTAAAAATGGTGTCAACGTTTCTTCGTCACTAA
- a CDS encoding 5-oxoprolinase subunit PxpA, which yields MKFQVDLNCDVGESFGAYKIGDDDALLPFVSSANIACGYHAGDHNIMNETVTLAVKKNVAIGAHPGFHDLQGFGRRIIDVQPNEVYNLMLYQLGALSGFVSIQGERLQHVKPHGALYNLAATNLRIAKAIAQSVYDFNRDLILVGLSRSVLIEEGRKIGLEVAEEVFADRTYQSDGTLTKRTNANALIHDVDEAVKQVIQMVTTNTVTAVDGTVIPIQADTICVHGDGKNAFSLLQTLKKNFLQHNIQIAPLGETR from the coding sequence ATGAAATTTCAAGTAGACTTAAATTGTGATGTAGGAGAAAGTTTTGGAGCTTACAAGATTGGCGATGATGATGCTCTTCTACCATTCGTTTCGTCGGCTAATATTGCATGTGGGTATCATGCTGGTGATCATAATATTATGAATGAAACCGTTACACTCGCCGTTAAGAAAAACGTGGCAATTGGTGCACATCCAGGATTCCATGACTTACAAGGATTCGGGAGACGTATAATCGATGTACAGCCAAATGAAGTGTATAATTTAATGTTATATCAGCTTGGGGCACTTTCTGGATTTGTATCGATTCAAGGGGAACGACTACAGCATGTTAAACCACATGGGGCATTATATAATCTTGCTGCCACAAATTTGAGGATTGCAAAAGCAATAGCTCAGTCAGTATATGATTTTAATCGCGATTTGATTTTAGTCGGATTATCTAGAAGTGTATTAATAGAAGAAGGTAGAAAAATAGGATTGGAAGTAGCAGAAGAAGTGTTTGCTGATCGGACATATCAAAGTGATGGGACATTAACAAAGCGGACAAATGCAAATGCTCTCATTCATGACGTTGATGAGGCTGTGAAGCAGGTCATTCAAATGGTTACGACAAACACGGTAACAGCTGTTGATGGTACTGTTATCCCGATACAAGCAGATACTATTTGTGTTCATGGTGATGGAAAGAATGCATTTTCTTTGCTTCAAACATTAAAAAAGAATTTTTTACAACATAATATTCAAATTGCACCATTGGGAGAAACAAGATGA
- the pxpB gene encoding 5-oxoprolinase subunit PxpB, with protein MDTIRPQCVPFGDQAIRISFGDNISFSVHKNILHFCSELERRQIKGIVEWVPTYHSVTIYYDPVVYTYDEINFIVEELYEKSKTTTLSNARFVTIPVLYDEEVGPDLQKVAQFHQLPLEKIIEIHSSRLYLVFMIGFTPGFPYLGGMDEAIAIPRLETPRILVQAGSVGIAGNQTGIYSVDSPGGWHIIGRTPVPLFEMKKNPPVLLKAGDFLLFAPITKQEFNSIEEQVKQKKYKPLIKTIDEGEIDEISSRLKL; from the coding sequence GTGGATACTATCAGACCTCAATGTGTACCTTTTGGTGATCAGGCTATTCGTATTTCATTTGGTGACAACATATCATTTTCTGTGCACAAAAACATTCTTCATTTTTGTAGTGAACTAGAAAGAAGGCAGATAAAAGGCATTGTTGAATGGGTTCCAACGTATCATTCCGTCACCATTTATTATGATCCAGTTGTTTATACATATGATGAAATCAATTTTATAGTTGAAGAGTTATATGAAAAATCGAAAACAACTACGTTATCGAATGCGAGATTCGTTACGATTCCTGTTTTGTACGATGAAGAGGTAGGACCGGATTTACAAAAAGTCGCTCAATTTCATCAATTACCTTTGGAGAAAATCATTGAGATCCATTCGTCCCGTCTTTATTTAGTGTTTATGATCGGTTTCACCCCTGGCTTTCCTTATTTAGGTGGAATGGATGAGGCTATTGCCATTCCCCGTTTAGAAACTCCGCGTATACTTGTACAAGCTGGTTCTGTTGGAATTGCTGGAAATCAAACAGGGATATACTCTGTCGATAGTCCTGGTGGTTGGCATATTATAGGAAGGACACCTGTTCCGTTATTTGAAATGAAAAAAAATCCACCTGTATTATTGAAAGCAGGAGATTTCTTGTTGTTTGCTCCGATTACAAAACAAGAGTTCAATTCTATTGAAGAACAAGTGAAACAAAAGAAATATAAACCATTGATAAAAACAATAGACGAGGGTGAAATCGATGAAATTTCAAGTAGACTTAAATTGTGA
- a CDS encoding 50S ribosomal protein L11 methyltransferase, which translates to MLHEYKIKVNYHDIEFIQAELLLVGIYNFYYEEPFEVEVNENGYGVKTVVENPIVDFFIYGDPNEVSNLPESYFRQITDAIQITKDDITYNLVKEQWDTAFPTVELREGWKIVYPPFSGLTGEKNILFDPQGAFGTGIHGTTQHCLNAIVQRNFHSEKVLDLGTGSGILAIAAALKGAKHIDAIDIQPVQREIEHQCKLNHVNQISVYEADLQKELPVAKQQYDWVFINIGTDETIALCQLHQLLKHSSKFIISGIVEWSEGKVTQFFHEGGYSVIERLQHDEWVTFVFEKEE; encoded by the coding sequence ATGTTACATGAATATAAAATAAAAGTGAACTATCATGACATTGAATTCATTCAAGCCGAACTTCTTCTAGTCGGCATCTATAATTTTTATTATGAAGAGCCGTTTGAAGTGGAAGTGAATGAAAATGGGTACGGTGTTAAGACAGTTGTAGAAAATCCGATAGTAGACTTTTTCATTTATGGGGACCCGAACGAAGTATCTAATTTACCGGAAAGTTATTTTCGTCAGATTACAGACGCAATCCAAATTACGAAAGATGACATCACGTACAATCTTGTCAAAGAACAATGGGACACTGCATTTCCTACGGTTGAATTAAGAGAAGGTTGGAAAATTGTTTACCCGCCTTTTTCAGGCTTAACAGGGGAAAAAAATATATTATTTGACCCTCAAGGTGCTTTTGGGACAGGCATTCATGGAACGACACAGCATTGCTTGAACGCTATAGTGCAACGAAATTTTCATAGTGAAAAGGTCCTTGATTTAGGAACCGGTTCTGGAATTTTAGCGATTGCTGCTGCATTAAAAGGGGCAAAACATATTGACGCGATTGATATTCAACCAGTTCAACGCGAAATTGAACATCAATGTAAGCTCAATCATGTCAATCAAATTTCTGTGTATGAAGCTGACTTACAAAAAGAATTGCCTGTGGCCAAACAGCAATACGATTGGGTTTTTATTAATATTGGCACAGATGAAACAATTGCTCTATGTCAATTACATCAATTATTAAAACATAGTAGTAAGTTTATAATTTCAGGTATTGTTGAGTGGAGCGAAGGAAAAGTAACGCAATTTTTCCATGAAGGTGGTTATAGCGTAATAGAGCGATTACAACATGATGAGTGGGTTACATTTGTTTTTGAAAAAGAGGAATGA
- a CDS encoding GbsR/MarR family transcriptional regulator: MVKEQDEWSQLEKARNRFIQDISKNMELYGINQSIGRLYGTVLFAEEPMTLDKMSQSLGMSKTSMSTGIRALSEANMVERVWQKGVRKDLYQTEEDWYKSFSAVFVNRWRAAVDENRKAVTEMRHSLQKLLEQTEDDTIKESIHLDLEKLDKAENYYEWLGDVINLFEKGDIYNIVPKK, translated from the coding sequence ATGGTAAAGGAACAGGATGAATGGAGTCAATTGGAGAAAGCTAGAAATCGTTTTATTCAAGATATTTCAAAGAACATGGAACTGTATGGAATAAATCAATCAATTGGTCGTCTTTATGGAACGGTTCTTTTTGCGGAAGAACCAATGACACTTGATAAAATGAGTCAATCGCTTGGAATGAGTAAGACGAGTATGAGTACGGGAATCCGTGCATTATCAGAAGCAAATATGGTGGAGCGAGTGTGGCAAAAAGGGGTGCGAAAAGACTTATATCAAACAGAAGAAGATTGGTATAAATCATTTTCTGCTGTTTTTGTTAATCGGTGGCGAGCAGCTGTCGATGAAAATCGCAAAGCGGTAACTGAAATGAGACATTCATTACAGAAGCTACTTGAACAAACAGAAGATGATACAATTAAAGAAAGTATTCACTTGGACTTAGAAAAATTAGATAAAGCAGAAAACTACTATGAGTGGTTAGGTGATGTGATTAATTTATTCGAAAAAGGAGATATTTACAATATTGTACCAAAGAAATAG
- a CDS encoding glycine betaine/L-proline ABC transporter ATP-binding protein: MSKIKVEGLTKIFGKKTKKALELLQQQKSKEAILKETGLTVGVNRASFDIEEGEIFVIMGLSGSGKSTLVRLLNRLIEPTAGKILIDGVDLATMDDTTLRDVRRKKMSMVFQKFALFPYRTIVENVEYGLEIQGVPKDSRHKTAMESLTLVGLQGYEEKYPSELSGGMQQRVGLARALANDPDVLLMDEAFSALDPLIRKDMQDELLELQQTMQKTIIFITHDLDEALRIGDRIMIMKDGAIVQIGTPEEILTNPQNTYVERFVEDVDRSKVLTAQHVMRRPETVTIEKEGPRVALKRMQEAGISSIYVTNRQKELLGIVHADDVSNLVKNNDNLLQSVIEKEVPQVALETSLFELMDILATSKIPVAVVSENKLKGIVVKGAVLAALSGNEVNEHESISEATIS; encoded by the coding sequence GTGTCAAAAATTAAAGTTGAGGGACTCACGAAAATCTTTGGTAAGAAAACAAAGAAAGCTCTCGAACTCCTACAACAACAAAAATCAAAAGAAGCAATATTAAAAGAAACCGGGTTAACGGTCGGGGTTAACCGAGCGAGCTTTGACATCGAAGAAGGTGAAATCTTCGTCATCATGGGTTTATCTGGAAGCGGAAAATCTACACTAGTCCGGTTACTCAATCGTCTAATCGAACCAACAGCCGGAAAAATTCTCATTGATGGTGTTGATTTAGCAACAATGGATGATACAACATTACGAGACGTTCGTCGTAAAAAAATGTCCATGGTGTTTCAAAAATTCGCGCTTTTTCCATACCGTACCATTGTAGAAAATGTCGAATACGGCTTGGAGATCCAAGGTGTCCCAAAAGATTCACGCCATAAAACAGCTATGGAATCACTTACCCTTGTAGGGTTACAAGGCTATGAAGAAAAATACCCAAGTGAGTTGTCTGGTGGAATGCAACAACGAGTTGGGTTAGCAAGAGCACTAGCCAATGACCCAGATGTCTTGCTTATGGACGAAGCCTTTTCCGCTTTAGATCCACTCATTCGAAAAGATATGCAAGACGAATTACTAGAACTGCAGCAAACGATGCAAAAAACGATTATTTTTATTACTCATGATTTAGATGAAGCTTTGCGAATCGGAGACCGAATTATGATTATGAAAGATGGTGCCATCGTTCAAATCGGAACGCCTGAAGAAATTCTTACAAATCCACAAAATACATATGTTGAGCGGTTTGTCGAAGATGTAGATCGGTCAAAAGTATTAACAGCGCAACATGTAATGAGACGTCCAGAAACCGTCACCATTGAAAAAGAAGGTCCACGTGTTGCCCTTAAACGAATGCAGGAAGCGGGAATTTCAAGTATTTATGTTACCAACCGCCAAAAAGAGTTATTAGGCATTGTCCATGCCGATGATGTTTCAAATCTAGTAAAAAATAATGATAACCTACTCCAATCTGTCATTGAAAAAGAAGTTCCTCAAGTTGCATTGGAAACCTCATTATTTGAATTAATGGACATTTTAGCAACAAGTAAGATTCCTGTTGCTGTAGTCTCAGAAAATAAATTAAAGGGTATTGTTGTCAAAGGTGCGGTATTAGCAGCTCTTTCTGGAAATGAGGTGAACGAACATGAATCTATTTCCGAAGCTACCATTAGCTGA
- a CDS encoding proline/glycine betaine ABC transporter permease: MNLFPKLPLADWIDSFVEWLRNADWFFSFITSAIRFLVDSIELVLAIFPVWLFILLISAATYFVTKRKWGLTLFVFIGLFFIDNLGYWNDMILTLSLVLTSGIISVLFGIPLGIWMAKSKTVENIAKPILDFMQTMPAFVYLIPAVAFFGIGMVPGVVASVIFAMPPTVRLTNLGIRQVSLELIEAADAFGSTGWQKLVKVQLPMAKNTIMAGVNQSIMLALSMVVIASMIGAMGLGTKVYYAVGRNDAGGGFEAGLAIVILAIILDRLTQSFNKQKGNY, translated from the coding sequence ATGAATCTATTTCCGAAGCTACCATTAGCTGATTGGATTGACTCTTTTGTGGAATGGTTGCGCAATGCCGATTGGTTTTTCAGTTTTATCACTTCCGCTATTCGCTTTTTAGTCGATTCGATCGAACTTGTGTTAGCTATCTTTCCAGTCTGGTTATTTATTCTTCTTATTTCAGCAGCAACCTATTTTGTTACGAAACGAAAGTGGGGATTAACTCTTTTTGTTTTTATCGGATTATTTTTTATCGATAATTTAGGTTATTGGAATGATATGATATTAACTTTATCTTTAGTTTTAACTAGTGGGATTATTTCTGTCCTATTTGGGATCCCATTAGGCATTTGGATGGCGAAAAGTAAGACGGTTGAGAATATTGCTAAACCGATTCTTGATTTTATGCAAACGATGCCTGCTTTCGTCTATTTAATCCCGGCTGTTGCCTTTTTCGGGATTGGGATGGTACCTGGTGTTGTCGCATCCGTTATCTTCGCAATGCCTCCTACCGTACGTTTAACAAACTTAGGAATCCGCCAAGTCTCACTTGAGTTAATTGAAGCAGCAGATGCATTCGGGTCTACAGGGTGGCAAAAATTAGTGAAAGTACAGTTACCAATGGCTAAAAATACAATTATGGCAGGAGTAAACCAAAGCATTATGCTTGCTTTATCAATGGTCGTCATCGCTTCAATGATCGGTGCTATGGGTCTTGGTACAAAAGTGTATTATGCCGTTGGACGAAATGATGCTGGAGGCGGTTTTGAAGCTGGACTTGCCATTGTTATTTTAGCTATTATTTTAGACCGTTTAACTCAAAGCTTTAATAAACAAAAAGGAAACTACTAA
- a CDS encoding glycine betaine ABC transporter substrate-binding protein, translated as MKKLSLVAGLTLALFVAGCSSDETGGDTGTGSIGEQLDYTITGIDAGAGIMAAAEEVIEQYGLDEYTLQPSSDAAMTSALDNAIRNEEAIVVTGWTPHWKFAKYDVKYLKDPKGVFGEAEQIHTFARLGLDADLPEAYEVLSNFHWEQEHMGAIMIEVNEGKAPEVAAAEWVENNQDIVSAWTDGVQPVDGEAITLSFVAWDSEIASTHMIGKVLEDLGYDVTLTPLEPGPLWASIATGAADAMVSAWLPGTHAAYLEDYEDEIVDLGVNLEGAKIGLVVPSYMDIDSIEDLLE; from the coding sequence ATGAAAAAATTAAGTTTAGTTGCTGGGCTTACACTAGCGCTTTTCGTTGCTGGTTGTAGCTCTGACGAAACAGGTGGAGACACAGGAACAGGGTCGATTGGAGAACAGTTAGATTACACAATTACTGGAATTGATGCAGGTGCAGGTATCATGGCTGCAGCAGAAGAAGTCATCGAACAATATGGACTAGATGAGTATACGCTACAACCAAGTTCAGATGCTGCTATGACAAGTGCACTTGATAACGCCATTCGAAATGAAGAAGCGATTGTCGTTACAGGATGGACTCCACACTGGAAATTCGCAAAATACGACGTGAAATATTTAAAAGATCCAAAAGGTGTTTTCGGTGAAGCAGAACAAATTCACACATTTGCTCGTCTCGGTTTAGATGCCGATTTACCTGAAGCATATGAAGTTCTCTCTAATTTCCATTGGGAACAAGAACATATGGGTGCGATTATGATTGAAGTGAATGAAGGAAAAGCACCAGAAGTTGCTGCTGCTGAATGGGTTGAAAATAATCAAGATATCGTCTCTGCATGGACTGACGGTGTCCAACCTGTTGATGGCGAGGCAATTACACTTTCATTTGTTGCTTGGGATTCTGAAATTGCGTCTACACATATGATTGGAAAAGTACTTGAAGATTTAGGATATGATGTTACACTTACACCACTTGAGCCAGGACCATTATGGGCTTCTATCGCAACAGGTGCGGCTGATGCCATGGTTTCTGCATGGCTACCAGGAACACATGCGGCCTATTTAGAAGACTATGAAGATGAAATTGTTGATTTAGGCGTAAACTTAGAAGGAGCTAAAATCGGTTTAGTTGTTCCATCTTATATGGACATCGACTCCATCGAAGACTTACTTGAATAA
- the yhfH gene encoding protein YhfH, giving the protein MTPSTEFFRNLPPKQCTDCGEVIDEQHESYMHQCEKCLRNAD; this is encoded by the coding sequence ATGACGCCTAGCACAGAATTTTTTAGAAATTTACCACCAAAACAATGTACTGACTGTGGAGAAGTAATTGATGAACAACATGAATCGTATATGCACCAATGTGAGAAATGCTTAAGAAATGCAGATTAA
- a CDS encoding MFS transporter encodes MGRFTKEENSWMMYDWANSAYSIIITTAVFPLFFKAAATDAGVSPANSTAYLGYTIAISTFILAMLGPILGSIADYKGLKKRFFLFFFCIGVSSTALLAFIPSEQWFLLLLLYTITAVGFAGANVFYDAFLVDVTKEERMNYISARGYGIGYIGSTIPFIISIAVIVLAQNELIPVSVTLASQLAFLITAVWWGIFTIPMLKHVKQNYYVEREPKIIRSSFRRLGQTVKEIKQYRALFLFLLAYFFYIDGVGTIITMSTAYGSDLGISATNLLIILFVTQVVAAPFAIVYGRLAEKFTGKKMLYVGIFVYIIVCIYAYFLKTTLDFWILAMLVATSQGGIQALSRSYFAKLVPKHKANEFFGFYNIFGKFASIMGPLLVAITAQLTGNSSSAVFSLIGLFIIGMIILVFVPEQKGNTAPAAIGKVG; translated from the coding sequence ATGGGTCGGTTTACAAAAGAAGAAAATAGTTGGATGATGTATGACTGGGCAAATTCAGCTTACTCGATTATTATTACAACCGCAGTATTTCCCTTATTTTTTAAAGCTGCCGCAACAGATGCTGGTGTTAGCCCAGCCAATTCAACAGCTTATTTAGGATACACGATTGCCATTTCCACATTCATATTAGCTATGCTTGGTCCGATTTTAGGATCAATTGCAGATTATAAAGGATTAAAGAAACGTTTTTTTCTATTTTTCTTTTGCATTGGGGTTTCCTCTACAGCGCTACTCGCCTTTATTCCATCAGAACAATGGTTCCTCCTACTCCTTCTCTATACTATAACAGCGGTTGGTTTTGCAGGAGCAAACGTATTTTACGATGCTTTTTTAGTCGATGTCACAAAAGAAGAGCGGATGAATTACATTTCTGCGCGAGGATATGGAATCGGCTATATCGGTAGTACAATTCCTTTTATTATAAGTATTGCTGTTATCGTGTTAGCTCAAAATGAGCTTATTCCGGTCTCTGTGACACTTGCTAGCCAATTGGCTTTTCTCATTACCGCTGTTTGGTGGGGAATTTTTACGATACCTATGCTGAAACATGTAAAACAAAACTATTATGTTGAACGTGAGCCAAAAATTATCCGAAGCAGCTTTAGACGGCTTGGTCAGACAGTAAAAGAAATTAAGCAATACCGCGCATTATTTTTATTTTTACTTGCTTACTTTTTTTACATTGATGGTGTTGGAACGATTATCACAATGTCGACAGCTTACGGGTCAGATCTTGGAATTAGCGCCACAAATCTATTAATCATCTTATTTGTAACCCAAGTCGTTGCAGCTCCTTTTGCGATTGTATACGGTAGATTAGCAGAAAAATTTACAGGCAAAAAAATGTTGTACGTTGGCATATTTGTTTATATTATCGTTTGTATTTATGCGTATTTCTTAAAAACAACACTCGATTTTTGGATTTTAGCAATGCTTGTTGCAACATCTCAAGGTGGCATTCAAGCATTAAGTCGCTCTTATTTTGCCAAGCTTGTACCGAAACATAAAGCAAATGAATTTTTCGGTTTTTACAATATATTTGGGAAATTCGCCTCGATTATGGGGCCGTTATTAGTTGCCATTACAGCACAGCTTACCGGAAATTCTAGTAGTGCTGTTTTTAGTTTAATTGGGTTATTTATTATTGGAATGATCATACTCGTTTTTGTTCCTGAACAAAAAGGGAATACTGCACCTGCTGCTATAGGAAAAGTTGGGTAA